GACTTCAGAGATTTCCGACCTGGGAGTGCGTTTCTCCAACTTGGAGATATGTTCTATTAAAATTGATGATGCCTCTCCGCTGGCGAATTTCAGCCTGGCGGATATGAATCTGCGTAAAAAATACGGGGTGACAGTTCTGGCGATCGAAAGGGGTGAGGAAAAGATCAGTAACCCCGACGGCAATCAGGTTATGGATGTCGGAGATGTCATCCATATACTCGGCGACAGCGACGACCTGCGGGAATTTCGGATCAGGCTAAAGGAAGATTTTAAGCCTGCCGAGCCGGAGTGATCGATTAACGCATTATTGATCTCTTATCTCAATGGCTGAAATGCCATATTTTTCTGAAAACTCAGGAACCCAGTCATCGTGCTTACCGCTTGCCGCAATCACCTGGAACAACTCCTGCGTGCTCACGCCGATAACTCTTGACCGTATCCTCGACGCGAGCATTGAAACCAGAAAGGCGAAAACCCCCCGTTTCCCATCCGGGCCATCACAGCTGAATGTAGGATTCCGCTCGTCATGAAGGAGAACAAAAATCCCTTCCTGATGGAGAGCGAACAACATCTCTCGAAAGAATTGGTAGTAGCTGGCGAGAGGGCAGATCGGGCTTTCGAGCCAGGCCTGATCGAAAACGCAGTACTCCTCAATCAGCTCCCAATACTTGCGACCAATATGATGCAGGTAGCAAAGCGAATGCTGTTTCGACGGATTTCTTCCGTCGCAATCGCCTCGGCTAAAAACGGAACACCCTCCAAACTCGCGCTCGACGAATTTGGCTTCAATGAAAAGGGATGGCCCGTGTCCGTTCTCAATAACCAGGTCGATGGATGTCGGTTGGCCGAAATCCTCATTGAAAACTTCTCGGTCCTCCACCTCAAACCGCGCTTTGAGACCTTCACCGTCCCAATCGATATTCTTGGCAACCATAAGCTTCTGAAACGGCTCGAAGTCTTTTCTGGTTACCAAAGGCCCCACGAGATTGAAGAGCATCGCCTGGCTGCTGAGGCCGTGGTGCAAGTATTTGTGGAGGGGGAATCCGATCCTTTGTTTTGCGCGTTCCTCTTTTTCGCGATTGATGAAGTCCGCCACTTCTTCGAGGATGATGTTGGACGGCCACCGTTTCCATTCTGCAAGGATGAATGGATATTTATTCTGTGACTGGTATCCCTTCTTCTGAAAGAACGATGCCGCTCGGTTTCGAAGTTCCAACTCGAATTGATCGTGACGGGGATACGGCCACGAATTGGCTCGTCTGCGACTGCTGCTTTTCAAGTGTCCAACCTTTTCCACATCCGTTGTTTTTTGCCTATGAACGACAGAAGTCGCTGGGCCCGGTCGAGGCAAACTGCGGCCACATTACAAGGAGTTATTATATGACCTGACAGGCATCAGGTCAATAGGAAAAATGTATATCAAACCAGAGATATTGATCTTAGAGAATGCGTGGAGAGAAAAGGGCTGCTAGCGGATGGGGGAAGGGCACTGAACAATGACTCGAAAACGAGATCGTCACGTTCTACTCATCAGGTCTCTGACCAGCTTCGCCCACATCTTGCGCTGACGGTGCCAGTGGGCGACGGCGGTGATGGAGCGGACATCCTTCTCACGGATCGGATCATACCGCCTTTGATCCGCCAGCATGCGGGCCAGCAACAGCGCCATCTCGGAGTCATCGGTTGGCTGGCCAGGGAGGATATTCCATATCCCGCCACCTTTAAAATCACGTATTCCTTGAGGATATCTTTTTAAAATCTCTTTGGGTGTCTGAAATTTACCGTACTTCCCAATGCATCGCCAGCCAGTTGACCCACAAGACATCCCTGGGCGCGATTGAGATAGTTTCGTATGATTCAAGTTTGCACATTCAATAAGTCCGGTTATTGAATCATCCGGGTGATAATAGTCAAGTATTTACTATATAATTGTGGATATTAAACCAATAAAAAAGCTCCTGCTGCAGGACTCGAACCTGCGACCCGGTGGTTAACAGCCACCTGCTCTACCAACTGAGCTAAGCAGGAGTGTATAAACTTATACGCTCGTTTTTCTATTCTTTCGGCGTTTTATTATAAATAATTAACCCGCCTTGTCAAGCGCTTTTCTTCCGGTAATACAGCCTTTGTGCAAGCTTCGTTCCCGCAAATATGACCACTCCGCAGAAAATCCCGACCACAGACCCGGCGAGTATATCGAACGGATAGTGGACACCCACAAACACCCGCGAAAGTGCTATCAGTGAGGCCGCTATCACAAAGTGCCAGCGCCACCCGGGATACCTGAAAAACCATACGGCGGCTTGTCCGAAACTGTTGGCGGCATGGGCTGAAGGGAAGGATTTTCCGCTCGAACAGTTGACCAGAAGGTGAACCCAGTCATGTGTATGGCAGGGTCTCAGTCGTCCGACCGCCGGCTTGATCACCTGGGCGGCCAGTTGATCAGAGAGTATCACTGCCAGGATCAGCAGAAAGAAAGTTATCAACCCGCGTTTGCCCCCGGTTATTGCCGCAATCATTCCGGCCGTCAGGAAAAATGTGCGCACGAACCATTTATCGGTCAGAATCGGCATTATAAAATCAAATACCGGATTGGCGAGTGTCAGGTTCAGAAAGCGCATCAATCCGGTATCGATGTTTACCAAAAATTCAAGCATCGAGATATTAATCGCTCAATCCGGCAGTGGCCAGATAGTAGTTACCCTCGGACGGGAAGTATTTTTCTGCTACCCGCTGGACATCCTCGATAGTCACTTGCTTAATTGCTTCCATATAAATGTCCTGGTAATCATAACCGACACCCATAAACTCATACCAGGTCAGATAATAAGCCTGGTTAATTCGTGAAAGCTGACGGGTAAGAGATGA
The DNA window shown above is from Candidatus Zixiibacteriota bacterium and carries:
- a CDS encoding phosphatase PAP2 family protein; this translates as MLEFLVNIDTGLMRFLNLTLANPVFDFIMPILTDKWFVRTFFLTAGMIAAITGGKRGLITFFLLILAVILSDQLAAQVIKPAVGRLRPCHTHDWVHLLVNCSSGKSFPSAHAANSFGQAAVWFFRYPGWRWHFVIAASLIALSRVFVGVHYPFDILAGSVVGIFCGVVIFAGTKLAQRLYYRKKSA